In one window of Nocardiopsis aegyptia DNA:
- a CDS encoding DUF58 domain-containing protein, with protein sequence MVVTGRTALLALVCVAAVAISGDLGAVVTAVAMGLLVALIVLDVLLAASPRALRLSREGDTSLRLGDSATVSVTLTNPSRRRLRGSVRDAWPPSAHASPRSRALAVDAGERRRVTTTLTPTRRGDARAAGLTVRSVGPLGLAGRQRTLSAPWTVRTLPPFHSRRHLPGKLSRLRELEGQHTAMVRGQGSEFDSLRDYVPGDDVRSIDWRATARGDGVVVRTWRPERDRRILIVLDTGRTSAGRVGDTPRLDHAMDAALLLAALAGKAGDRVDFLAYDRRTRAQVRSSGKGSQVGRIVEAMAPLEAELVESDPAGMVGTILGTQGRARKLVVLLTDLNAAALEEGLLPRLPALTSRHLLMVAAVRDPAVDAMAEERGSADAVYRAASAERTLDERRRVTAELRRLGVEVVDADPEHIAPALADAYINLKAQGRL encoded by the coding sequence ATGGTGGTCACCGGCCGCACCGCGCTCCTGGCCCTCGTGTGCGTGGCGGCGGTGGCGATCTCGGGCGACCTCGGGGCGGTCGTGACGGCGGTGGCGATGGGGCTGCTGGTGGCCCTGATCGTGCTGGACGTGCTGCTGGCCGCGAGCCCCAGGGCTCTGCGGCTGTCGCGGGAGGGCGACACCTCTCTGCGGTTGGGCGACTCCGCGACCGTGTCCGTGACGCTGACCAACCCGTCGCGGCGGCGGCTGCGGGGGTCGGTGCGCGACGCCTGGCCGCCGAGCGCCCACGCGTCGCCGCGCTCGCGGGCCCTGGCGGTGGACGCGGGCGAGCGGCGCCGCGTGACCACGACGCTGACGCCCACGCGCCGGGGCGACGCCCGGGCGGCAGGCCTGACCGTGCGCAGTGTGGGTCCGCTGGGACTGGCGGGGCGGCAGAGGACGCTGTCGGCGCCGTGGACGGTGCGGACGCTGCCGCCGTTCCACAGCCGTCGGCACCTGCCGGGGAAGCTGTCCCGGCTGCGGGAGCTGGAGGGCCAGCACACGGCGATGGTGCGCGGACAGGGCAGTGAGTTCGACTCGCTGCGCGACTACGTGCCCGGTGACGACGTCCGGTCGATCGACTGGCGCGCGACCGCCCGGGGCGACGGGGTCGTGGTGCGCACCTGGCGGCCCGAGCGCGACCGGCGCATCCTCATCGTGCTGGACACGGGCCGGACGTCGGCGGGGCGCGTGGGCGACACCCCGCGTCTGGACCACGCCATGGACGCCGCGCTGCTGCTGGCCGCGTTGGCGGGCAAGGCGGGCGACCGGGTGGACTTCCTGGCCTACGACCGGCGCACGCGGGCGCAGGTGCGCTCGTCGGGCAAGGGCAGCCAGGTCGGGCGGATCGTGGAGGCGATGGCGCCGCTGGAGGCGGAGCTGGTCGAGTCGGACCCGGCGGGGATGGTGGGCACGATCCTGGGGACCCAGGGCCGGGCCCGGAAGCTGGTGGTGCTGCTGACCGACCTCAACGCCGCGGCGCTGGAGGAGGGGCTGCTGCCCCGGCTGCCCGCGCTGACCTCGCGCCACCTGCTCATGGTGGCGGCGGTTCGCGACCCGGCGGTGGACGCGATGGCCGAGGAGCGGGGCAGCGCCGATGCCGTGTACCGGGCCGCGTCCGCCGAGCGCACGCTCGACGAGCGCCGCCGGGTGACGGCCGAGCTGCGGCGGCTGGGCGTGGAGGTGGTCGACGCCGACCCGGAGCACATCGCGCCGGCCCTGGCCGACGCCTACATCAACCTCAAGGCCCAGGGGCGGTTGTAG